The following coding sequences lie in one Rhizobium rhododendri genomic window:
- a CDS encoding HD-GYP domain-containing protein — MLKRIALDQVRAGMFIEDMEGSWASNPLQKRRFVLDAVAARQLRSSKVSGVVINTARGADLSSAPASDNRHGGAGEICLQQAAAAMQTVRQSVTQLKDLFSSAASDGPVSVDQTKAIARAISKSVDDNPAVFISVTRLKDKDEATFVHSVAVSALMIHFGRYLRLDEATVELLGVAGLLHDIGKIKVPRSILCKPGVLDEAETRVMRDHPMLGYDILTQQEDIQPMVTDICRHHHERVDGKGYPDKLSGRSLTYFSRLAAICDVYDAVTSVRPYRKPWSSGEALKWMLKRDGHFDRQLLNKFILCLAVSQPVQP, encoded by the coding sequence ATGCTGAAGCGTATCGCTCTCGATCAGGTGCGGGCCGGAATGTTCATCGAGGACATGGAGGGTAGTTGGGCCAGCAATCCCCTGCAGAAGCGGCGGTTCGTTCTCGATGCCGTCGCTGCGAGACAGCTCCGGTCAAGCAAGGTCAGCGGCGTCGTGATCAATACCGCCAGGGGCGCCGACCTGTCATCGGCCCCAGCGTCAGACAACCGCCATGGCGGGGCTGGCGAGATCTGCCTGCAGCAAGCCGCTGCCGCAATGCAGACCGTGCGACAGTCGGTAACTCAACTCAAGGATCTGTTTTCGTCAGCTGCCAGCGACGGCCCGGTGAGCGTCGATCAGACCAAGGCGATTGCGAGAGCAATCTCTAAGTCGGTCGATGACAACCCCGCAGTCTTCATCAGTGTCACCCGCCTGAAGGACAAGGATGAGGCGACGTTTGTCCATTCGGTCGCGGTTAGCGCGCTGATGATCCATTTCGGCCGCTATCTCCGACTGGACGAGGCAACCGTCGAATTGCTCGGCGTCGCTGGATTGTTGCACGACATCGGCAAGATCAAGGTGCCCCGCTCGATCCTCTGCAAGCCCGGCGTGCTGGATGAAGCCGAGACGCGCGTAATGCGCGACCACCCAATGCTGGGTTACGATATTCTGACCCAGCAGGAAGACATCCAGCCAATGGTCACGGACATCTGCCGCCACCACCATGAGCGCGTCGACGGCAAGGGTTACCCGGACAAGCTCTCGGGCCGCAGCCTGACCTACTTTTCGCGGCTGGCCGCGATCTGCGACGTCTATGATGCCGTCACCTCGGTCAGGCCCTACCGGAAGCCCTGGTCTTCAGGAGAGGCGCTGAAGTGGATGCTCAAGCGAGACGGCCATTTCGACCGCCAACTGCTCAACAAATTCATCCTCTGCCTCGCTGTGTCCCAGCCGGTGCAGCCGTAG